A single Ziziphus jujuba cultivar Dongzao chromosome 11, ASM3175591v1 DNA region contains:
- the LOC107431791 gene encoding ras-related protein Rab7 isoform X1, whose product MASRRRMLLKVIILGDSGVGKTSLMNQYVNRKFSNQYKATIGADFLTKEVQFEDRQFTLQIWDTAGQERFQSLGVAFYRGADCCVLVYDVNVMKSFENLNNWREEFLIQASPSDPENFPFVVLGNKVDVDGGNSRVVSEKKAKAWCASKGNIPYFETSAKEGFNVEAAFQCIATNALKNEPEEESYLPDTIDVAGGQQQRSAGCEC is encoded by the exons GGTTGGGAAGACTTCTCTGATGAATCA ATATGTGAATCGGAAGTTTAGTAATCAGTACAAAGCAACCATTGGAGCTGATTTCTTGACAAAAGAAGTTCAGTTTGAAGATAGGCAATTCACATTGCAG ATATGGGATACAGCAGGGCAAGAAAGATTTCAAAGCCTTGGTGTTGCATTCTACCGTGGTGCGGATTGTTGTGTTCTTGTGTATGATGTGAATGTCATGAAATCATTTGAAAATCTTAATAACTGGAGAGAGGAGTTTCTGATTCAG GCAAGTCCTTCTGATCCTGAAAACTTTCCATTTGTTGTACTGGGGAACAAGGTAGATGTTGATGGTGGCAATAGTCGGGTG GTGTCCGAGAAGAAGGCAAAAGCATGGTGTGCCTCCAAGGGTAATATCCCTTACTTCGAGACTTCAGCAAAGGAAGGTTTCAATGTTGAAGCTGCTTTTCAATGTATAGCAACAAATGCTCTAAAAAATGAACCTGAAGAGGAAAG TTACCTTCCTGACACCATTGACGTAGCTGGTGGACAGCAACAAAGATCGGCGGGCTGTGAATGTTAG
- the LOC107431791 gene encoding ras-related protein Rab7 isoform X2 produces the protein MASRRRMLLKVIILGDSGVGKTSLMNQYVNRKFSNQYKATIGADFLTKEVQFEDRQFTLQIWDTAGQERFQSLGVAFYRGADCCVLVYDVNVMKSFENLNNWREEFLIQVSEKKAKAWCASKGNIPYFETSAKEGFNVEAAFQCIATNALKNEPEEESYLPDTIDVAGGQQQRSAGCEC, from the exons GGTTGGGAAGACTTCTCTGATGAATCA ATATGTGAATCGGAAGTTTAGTAATCAGTACAAAGCAACCATTGGAGCTGATTTCTTGACAAAAGAAGTTCAGTTTGAAGATAGGCAATTCACATTGCAG ATATGGGATACAGCAGGGCAAGAAAGATTTCAAAGCCTTGGTGTTGCATTCTACCGTGGTGCGGATTGTTGTGTTCTTGTGTATGATGTGAATGTCATGAAATCATTTGAAAATCTTAATAACTGGAGAGAGGAGTTTCTGATTCAG GTGTCCGAGAAGAAGGCAAAAGCATGGTGTGCCTCCAAGGGTAATATCCCTTACTTCGAGACTTCAGCAAAGGAAGGTTTCAATGTTGAAGCTGCTTTTCAATGTATAGCAACAAATGCTCTAAAAAATGAACCTGAAGAGGAAAG TTACCTTCCTGACACCATTGACGTAGCTGGTGGACAGCAACAAAGATCGGCGGGCTGTGAATGTTAG